GACAGTTTTCACATCAAAAATTCATTAACCAATATAAATGCTATCAAATGAAAATATCACGCTGAAATAGATTATTTATAGATCTTTCATTTGATATGtaataattgatatttaaaaatctccttcatgtttaaaaaagttgcgCCAAATTATGTATGCATTTTCAACCCCCTCATATTATAAGGGGTTTAAAACTTATATGGCATAATATTTGAACGCTAAGAGATTatgttaaaattagaaaagacttttatttttctaaccTGGTACCTAATATGACCATGgatacaaaattttaacttttcttaacTTGGCACTGATTAAAtcagatttttgtttttcattatttttatctaaaggtaatatttgctttattttgtggcaaattatttgctttttaatgatttgaaaaTCTACCCAGCTTCATTAATTTTCAATTAGATTCATTATAAAGGACGATTAAAATAGGTctcaattgtctttttttttcgaCACAGAatgttattttgataaaattaattttaaaaaaaggcacaaaaataaaattaattttgtgcACTTAAAAGATCTTGCTTTTATATTGTGTCTAAATGCGTTTAGCGCAATTTTATATCATGCTGACTCTTGCTTTGGACTTAAACTGCAGATATACAAACGTTAATTACGGAGTTTATCATTAACGATACTAGTCGCtgtcaaccttttttttttttttttctgcatatATTACTTAGAAATATTTaggtattttataatttaaccatcgataaagtttgttttatgcATGCAGATGGCTTCAAACTTTCAATGAGGCTAGCAAAATTTCAAGTAAAGTACCGACTGGTGCGCTAGACTCATctttctgtttgttttttatcttattttttcttttatcgaAAATTTGAattaccaaaattaaaaaaaaaataatgtgtttAAACTCAATGTAGGTGTGTATATAATTTgggaaataatttattaaatattaaattggtAATTTAAACCGTAAAACAAGCGTAGGGATGacataaaacttgataaaatttcattttaaaccatttttaacgCACAAGCCGAACTAATTGGTATACGGGGCCGAAGACGCGGATTGCGAAATGGAGAAGCACTatcgtaattttttaaaaaaagttctctatatctaaaaattaaaaaaaaaaaaaaaaagggcccTTGCCCCTTGAATCCCCCTCCCCTCCCCTCCCCAGTGTTATTGGCTCTTGCCTATCAATGTCATGTTTTTAACCAATTCACGACATTCGTCGTTgtataaaacaaagtatttatgCTTTTATGCATTGATGAATTATAAGAAATAATACATGAATAATTAGATGCTCGTGTTCGTGAAAACTTTGATCTATCCGTAGATTTAGGCGTGATTgcgagtaaaaaaaaaaaaaaaaaacgcgggTCGAACTCCAAGACTTGTGAAAGTGTTCTTCACGCGATTTGTGGATAATTTTTccagtatttgtaaaatataagtttaatctAACTTTAATGAGAATGTCAAagtattaaaagtttacaacCGGAAAtaatttgtcaaatattttttttaagttaattttattaaagacttatattatttattttttgccgttttttatataatttattttttgccgtttagaaaaataaaaacgaggaggtttttaaagttatttctgttctgttatataatttaacattcggttgtttaataataaataagtattttattattttaaaagaattttatagaTTAAgaagtatataagtatattttaaagcaCTTTACTGATTGTCATAGCTCAACTTTTCTTATTTCTCATTCAACGCCAAAATTCAATATTTCACGGTTGTTTGCACAGTTAGTTTTTGGGCAGGGGGTGTTTCCGTTTTCGGTAAAAGAGGGAAGAAATATTtgctattatattttaacagGCTTGACGTTTGATGCattttattgttgctattatgATGCTTTTGTCTTTTCTTTAGTTATTGATTTGGaaatttaaactgatttttGCTTCCAAAGTTAACTAAGCCGTTTTGATATGCATGTTGTTTCAAAACTATTCTGGCAAAAAGTCATGtggaaaattgtttaataaaaatcgttgttttaaacttatatGGCTACCTGCTCGTGTtagtttgttttgtattttcaaTAGTATTATTCTAACTGCATTTACTAATGAAGTACCATTCagcattaattttaatgatacatattataaaaagtgTAACAGTTCGGAGTCGTCTAACAAATCTATAGTTTTTTCTATGAATGAACTAAAAGGTATTGCTCTGACGTTTTGCAATCACACTCCAGCAATGTTCATTATGCCAGCAACTACTAATGAAAGTAATATTGTTACATTCTTGCATGAAAGTACTTCTATTAGAGTTTCTAAATCTATCACTTGTGATGAGCTAAAGTCCAGGTGTGACATAGATGctgattttaaaacatcatatgAAGGTTACCAAGATATCCTTAATAGAACAATAGATTGTggcaaaagttttgataaatgcTCTACATGTTTGGTAagacttaatatttttattttttatattcaactttttaaagataaagagtttttgaatctaaaaacatttaaataaattaaattaatatatttggataataagtatttgaaaatatgtatacaTCCATCCATCCATCCATCcatccatacatacatacatacatacatacatacatacatacatacatacatacatacatacatacatacatacatacatacatacatacatacatacatacatacatatgtagaattaaaacaaactgaTAACGCCATACTGAATTAGGTAGCTGTGGGGGCTTCAGAAAATACATGAACTGACTAGAACATGCAAGGAAGTTCCGTTAtatcagtataattttttaaaaacactatcaccaatattctaaaaaaaagttaacaaagcaaagttatttaaaaatctcaaaaataacgatattttacttttttttaaattatattagggAACCCTTAAGTGTTCAAGGGTCTTAAGCAAcctctaaacattttttatttaaaatttttttaatttaagtgttattttattatataaaacacattaggGTCATCCACAAATTAGGTCAATAAATGGCAAAAGGAGGAGGAGGGTTATAAGATTTAAGGGTTTAATACTTTTGTGATAGCTTATTATAGGGAAGCAAGGGTTATCGGATTTTTGTGGCgcatcagattttttaaaaaaatattattcgccacaaaaatctgtaaaaatagtatataaaaatacatatctaaatatccgtaaaaatagtatataaaaatacatatctagtgtatatcataaaaatacatatctAGCGTATTTAATTCactatatatgtttttttatgacatatataactcaacatttttgaaaatattttaggatACCAAGACAAATCCTAACAGTTCACTGGATTTACTAGAACAATTCTAGTATCAAGtgcttttgaatctttttttaataactataacaaaaagagtcttttacaaaaaaacaaagaaaaaagatttaagagaCTGGTACTAAAGTGTCAATTTTAAGGAAAGGTTGAATCAAAAGATATCATAATAAGGCATTTGCATAATTGTTAATTGCATGGATTCAACTCTTGCTATAAAAAaagcatgtttttatttattaaattgaaaatgaaactgtttgaaacaaattattttgtttttaatttagaaaatttttcaaaatatttttccaataaaaagGCAAAGATGagcatttcaaaaaacatattaataatttagaataaATACAAAGAATGGCTATGCACACAGTTTCCGTTTTCTATAGAGAATGGCAGAAAACCTGAATACTATGAAGAAAATCATGTTTGTCTTGAATGCCCTAGCACAGAAGCTGATAATCAATTTTCGTTTGGTGGTTATGTACTATTTACTTGTCAAGTTGATAGAggtaaaaaaagtgtttcatagttattctttaattttttttcttttttcttttttatttactttgtttctttaaaagattaaatattttaataaacattaaactttgcaaaatattgtttattgaagataaataaactagcaaacaaaaacaaaaaatgatgattcaaaaaaagtaatgccttttttttaaaataactttgaaaatttttcaactaAAGTTTTGTTCATTACAACTGTTACAGTATAACTCAGTTGTATGTGCAAGGTGCTATaagccacaaaaaaaaaaaaaaactttcatgaaaatttgtttgtaaGAAACAACTTATAATCTTATTCTATTAGATTCTTATTCTATTAGATCGTTGTTCAGGTCAGATAGGTGTTTTACTAtcctttatttataaaattaaacagtttttgtAGTGGTTTCACTGGCTACTCCACTTATTTTCAGAGGAGAGGTATCAAAATGTATTGATATATTTATGAAATCTAATtggtctttaaaaaatatatggaaataaaaaaaaaaaagttggaaaagtttcttattttttgaatttaattcacaataatttttttttatcaattactaTAGATatcgaaaaaaattttcaagccTGAAAATGATTACTTAGTTTTTAGCTTTACAGAGTTGTGcctattttgaagtattttacATAACTTAATGCAAAATTTTGGGTGTAATTCATTGCATATCTTCTTTAATATTCTCTGAATTCTGCCTGCGCAAATGTcagctttttaaagtttaaagtgagccaaatgcaacattttttttaaaaacaagtttgtttCTGTCTGTGTAAAAagttttgttcatatttttttcaaattttttgcaaacgaTTTGTCTAGTATGCTTAATGGATTTAACCAGATATTGataatttctaaagaaattttatttctaatcaaCAATGGAGGGCataacttcattaaaattttaacataaaattttgcaaatctTTTCTTCAGGCATTTAATGCATGACAGCAAaagaattaagtttttatttatacagcaactttttagtttacataGCTTTCATCAATGTTGGCTTTCATTAAGGGTGGCATAAGTTATTAAGAGTGACATGAATCATTAAGGGTGACATGAGTCATAAGGGTGACATAAGTCAAAGTTTTTCAATTGCTAGTAAACTTGAAATTTGTATATGTGTGTTTGTCAGAATAAATATGAGCAATTCTGCAAGAGTGGCAGTTGTAACCTTTGACACTGtttaagctattaaaaatgaacCAAAAATGAAAACAACTTGAAACTTTCTAGAAATGTGAAGTActatcatataatttaatatgtaaaagtTACAGCATTAAAgtcttcaattttttcaaaagttaactCTACATAATGCTTACTTTTTACCATTTCtgaacaaaacaactttgtcaGACTTAATGCAGGGAatgaaatggtaaaaaaaaaaatcatttagtgTGTATGCTTTGCACATATTGATGTCATTATATGCTGAGTTTCAAAGTTTTTGCTTGAAGTTTTacaagcatttttatgtttttttttgttctgacGAAAAATCCAATTCTTAAAAACAACGAATAAAATGATGCAATCAATgatgtaagaaaaaaagtataaatgattattaacaaccatgtatattatgtaaaaaaatttctataacaTTATCAAAGTTCTCAATTATGGATATGCGATACAATTTTTAATGCTACACAGCAGGACtgtaaataaatgtcaaaacatgtttatacaacctttacaaatttaaaaccatGCTATGGTatgataaaaagatttttttaataacttttttacttgaaagtattttaaaatagttaaaaaaaag
This genomic interval from Hydra vulgaris chromosome 01, alternate assembly HydraT2T_AEP contains the following:
- the LOC105848834 gene encoding uncharacterized protein LOC105848834 isoform X2, with the translated sequence MLFQNYSGKKSCGKLFNKNRCFKLIWLPARVSLFCIFNSIILTAFTNEVPFSINFNDTYYKKCNSSESSNKSIVFSMNELKGIALTFCNHTPAMFIMPATTNESNIVTFLHESTSIRVSKSITCDELKSRCDIDADFKTSYEGYQDILNRTIDCGKSFDKCSTCLNKYKEWLCTQFPFSIENGRKPEYYEENHVCLECPSTEADNQFSFGGYVLFTCQVDRGKDELNYANYLRSVHQSFVDSTN